A genomic segment from Streptomyces antibioticus encodes:
- a CDS encoding roadblock/LC7 domain-containing protein, with protein MSTSTGETPSGDATPTDLRAAAADFTWLLNRFATETAGVVDAIAVSSDGLLIAVSELREHADSERLAAIVSGITSLAAGASGNYGLGGLNKVIIDLEGGHVLVSAIGSGAVLGVVTDKEAKLGNIAYEMTVFANRAGTALSPQLVLELKNSVGATRTR; from the coding sequence ACGCCACGCCGACCGATCTGCGCGCCGCCGCAGCCGACTTCACCTGGCTGCTCAACCGTTTCGCCACCGAGACGGCCGGCGTCGTGGACGCGATCGCGGTGTCCTCCGACGGCCTGCTGATCGCCGTGTCGGAACTACGCGAGCACGCCGACTCCGAGCGGCTGGCCGCGATCGTCTCCGGCATCACCAGCCTCGCCGCGGGCGCCTCCGGCAACTACGGCCTGGGCGGTCTGAACAAGGTCATCATCGATCTGGAGGGCGGTCACGTCCTGGTCTCCGCGATCGGCAGCGGCGCCGTGCTCGGCGTGGTCACCGACAAGGAGGCCAAGCTGGGCAACATCGCCTACGAGATGACGGTGTTCGCCAACCGCGCGGGCACCGCGCTCAGTCCGCAGCTCGTGCTGGAGCTGAAGAACAGCGTCGGCGCCACGCGGACGCGCTGA
- a CDS encoding GTP-binding protein, with protein sequence MTPTEPLVRTRTGQAAVRPPLPVKLVIAGGFGVGKTTAVGSISEIEPLTTEAAITEVAAGVDDLSHTPTKTTTTVAMDFGCITIDPTLKLYLFGTPGQERFGFMWDDLVEGAVGGLVIVDTRRLDDCYAAVDYFEHKQIPFAVAVNAFDGRVAHTLDEVRWALDVSDGVPILVFDARERGSVRDALLVVLEQALARSEG encoded by the coding sequence GTGACTCCGACTGAACCGCTGGTCCGAACCCGGACCGGCCAGGCCGCCGTGCGGCCGCCGCTGCCGGTGAAACTGGTGATCGCGGGCGGCTTCGGCGTCGGCAAGACCACCGCCGTCGGCTCGATCTCCGAGATCGAGCCGCTCACCACCGAGGCCGCCATCACCGAGGTCGCCGCGGGTGTGGACGACCTCAGCCACACCCCCACCAAGACCACGACGACGGTCGCGATGGACTTCGGCTGCATCACCATCGACCCGACCCTGAAGCTCTACCTGTTCGGCACCCCCGGGCAGGAACGGTTCGGCTTCATGTGGGACGACCTCGTGGAGGGCGCGGTCGGCGGCCTCGTCATCGTCGACACCCGCCGGCTCGACGACTGCTACGCGGCCGTGGACTACTTCGAGCACAAGCAGATCCCGTTCGCGGTGGCCGTCAACGCCTTCGACGGCCGGGTGGCGCACACGCTGGACGAGGTCCGCTGGGCCCTCGACGTGTCCGACGGTGTCCCGATCCTGGTCTTCGACGCCCGCGAACGGGGCTCGGTGCGGGACGCGCTGCTGGTCGTCCTGGAACAGGCTCTGGCCCGCTCGGAGGGCTGA
- a CDS encoding DUF742 domain-containing protein, with the protein MADGRTPDDVDDDGLAPVRPASAVRPFLVTAGRVAGAGEASSGRTMPVETQLVATSEGLAVLDRLSFEQHDIVAACRQPQSIAEIAARLKLHLNVVRVLAEDLRTAGQLSVHVPDSGVTHDASVLRRVIDGLRAIPDSRGVLRDSD; encoded by the coding sequence ATGGCGGACGGCCGGACTCCGGACGACGTGGACGACGACGGACTCGCACCGGTCCGCCCCGCGTCCGCCGTACGGCCCTTCCTGGTCACCGCGGGCCGGGTGGCGGGCGCGGGCGAGGCGTCGTCCGGCCGGACGATGCCCGTCGAGACCCAACTGGTCGCGACCAGTGAGGGACTCGCCGTGCTCGACCGGCTCTCGTTCGAACAGCACGACATCGTCGCCGCTTGCAGGCAACCGCAGTCGATCGCGGAGATCGCCGCCAGACTGAAGCTGCACCTGAACGTGGTGCGGGTCCTCGCCGAGGACCTGCGGACGGCGGGGCAGCTCTCCGTGCACGTGCCCGACTCCGGCGTCACCCATGACGCGTCCGTACTGCGCAGGGTTATCGATGGCCTGCGGGCCATCCCCGACTCCCGGGGGGTACTCCGTGACTCCGACTGA